The Halobacterium litoreum genome includes a region encoding these proteins:
- a CDS encoding RNA polymerase Rpb4 family protein gives MTIFKETLDEEFLTVSEAKELLSDVEAERALDEDREMRFELARAVEHVNRFAVLEPEESRELVAELLDLDALDDESVAYKIADLLPRTRTELRAVFANERYALSGDELDDVLDVVAKYA, from the coding sequence ATGACCATCTTCAAGGAGACGCTCGACGAGGAGTTCCTGACCGTCTCGGAGGCCAAGGAACTGCTCTCCGACGTCGAGGCCGAGCGCGCGCTCGACGAGGACCGCGAGATGCGTTTCGAGTTGGCGCGCGCCGTCGAACACGTCAACCGCTTTGCGGTGCTCGAACCGGAGGAGTCCCGCGAACTGGTCGCGGAACTCCTCGACCTCGACGCGCTGGACGACGAGTCCGTCGCGTACAAGATTGCCGACCTCCTCCCGCGGACGCGCACGGAACTGCGCGCCGTGTTCGCGAACGAGCGGTACGCACTCTCCGGCGACGAACTCGACGACGTGCTGGACGTCGTCGCGAAGTACGCCTGA
- a CDS encoding 50S ribosomal protein L21e, with protein sequence MPSSNGPLNSTREKLSNKPRERGTSPPQRAVTEFEEGQKVHLKIDPSVNDGRFHARFSGHTGTVVGKQGAAFKVQVNDGGKDKIVIANAAHLRAQEE encoded by the coding sequence ATGCCGAGCTCCAACGGACCCCTCAACAGCACGCGCGAGAAACTCTCGAACAAGCCCCGAGAACGCGGTACGTCGCCGCCCCAGCGCGCCGTCACCGAGTTCGAGGAGGGCCAGAAGGTCCACCTCAAAATCGACCCGAGCGTGAACGACGGTCGCTTCCACGCTCGCTTCAGCGGCCACACCGGCACCGTCGTCGGGAAGCAGGGCGCCGCGTTCAAGGTGCAGGTCAACGACGGCGGCAAGGACAAGATCGTCATCGCGAACGCCGCCCACCTCCGCGCGCAGGAAGAGTAA
- a CDS encoding cystathionine gamma-synthase gives MSDDDEHIETRAIHAGQEPDEETGALMTPIFANSTYVQDGPGDHRGYEYSRTGNPTRTDLEDNLASLEGAEYGRAFSSGMGAINTVLNLLEAGDHVVAGDDVYGGTHRIFTQVYEDYDVDFDFVDTTDHDEVRSAMRESTELVWVETPTNPLMNVNDIGALADIAHEHDALCAVDNTFATPYLQRPIEHGADVVCHSLTKYLGGHSDLVAGALITDDEDIDEQLGFYQNSVGATPSPFDCFLVLRGTKSLSVRMDRHCENASELAHWLDDHDSVDTVYYPGLESHPHHDLAAEQMDDFGGMLSFELDASLDEASEFVSETEVFTLAESLGGVESLIEQPAAMTHAAIPKAEREAAGLTDPLIRASVGIENVDDLKADLQQAMDAALD, from the coding sequence ATGAGCGACGACGACGAACACATCGAGACGCGCGCGATTCACGCGGGACAGGAGCCCGACGAGGAGACGGGCGCGCTGATGACGCCCATCTTCGCGAACTCCACGTACGTGCAGGACGGGCCGGGCGACCACCGCGGCTACGAGTACTCGCGCACCGGGAACCCGACGCGCACGGACCTCGAAGACAACCTCGCGAGCCTGGAGGGCGCGGAGTACGGGCGCGCGTTCTCCTCGGGGATGGGCGCCATCAACACCGTCCTGAACCTCCTCGAAGCGGGCGACCACGTCGTGGCGGGCGACGACGTGTACGGCGGCACGCACCGCATCTTCACGCAGGTGTACGAGGACTACGACGTGGACTTCGACTTCGTGGACACGACAGACCACGACGAAGTCCGGTCGGCGATGCGAGAGTCGACGGAGTTGGTGTGGGTGGAGACGCCGACGAATCCGCTGATGAACGTCAACGACATCGGCGCGCTCGCGGACATCGCCCACGAGCACGACGCGCTCTGTGCGGTGGACAACACGTTCGCGACGCCGTACCTCCAGCGCCCCATCGAGCACGGCGCGGACGTCGTCTGCCACAGCCTCACGAAGTACCTCGGCGGGCACTCGGACCTCGTCGCGGGCGCGCTGATTACGGACGACGAGGACATCGACGAGCAGCTCGGGTTCTACCAGAATTCGGTCGGCGCGACCCCGAGCCCCTTCGACTGCTTCCTCGTGCTCCGCGGGACCAAGAGCCTGAGCGTGCGGATGGACCGCCACTGCGAGAACGCGAGCGAACTCGCCCACTGGCTGGACGACCACGACAGCGTCGACACCGTCTACTACCCCGGGCTGGAGAGCCACCCGCACCACGACCTCGCGGCAGAGCAGATGGACGACTTCGGCGGGATGCTCTCCTTCGAGTTGGACGCCAGCCTCGACGAGGCCAGCGAGTTCGTGAGCGAGACCGAGGTGTTCACGCTCGCGGAGTCGCTTGGCGGCGTCGAGTCGCTCATCGAACAGCCGGCGGCGATGACCCACGCCGCCATCCCGAAAGCAGAGCGCGAGGCGGCGGGGCTCACCGACCCCCTGATTCGCGCGAGCGTCGGCATCGAGAACGTCGACGACCTGAAGGCCGACCTCCAGCAGGCGATGGACGCCGCCCTCGACTAA